From the Syngnathoides biaculeatus isolate LvHL_M chromosome 10, ASM1980259v1, whole genome shotgun sequence genome, one window contains:
- the pfkfb2b gene encoding 6-phosphofructo-2-kinase/fructose-2,6-bisphosphatase 2 isoform X1, with translation MANRRAPPAPGKKADDRLNEKKCSWASYMTNSPTVIVMIGLPARGKTYVSKKLTRYLNWIGVPTKVFNLGVYRREAVRAYKSYDFFRHDNEEAMKIRKQCALVALQDVKVYLTDEGGQIAVFDATNTTRERRDLIQAFAKENAFKLFFVESVCDDPEVIAANIMEVKVSSPDYPERHRERVMDDFLKRIECYKVTYQPLDPDDYDKDLSFIKVMNVGRRFLVNRVQDYIQSKIVYYLMNIHVHSHSIYLCRHGESDHNIEGRIGGDSELSPRGKQFARALRKFIEEHKLSDLKVWTSQLRRTIQTAEELAVPYEQWKILNEIDAGVCEEMSYEMIQSAFPEEFALRDQDKYHYRYPGGESYQDLVQRLEPVIMELERQGNVLVVCHQAVMRCLLAYFLDKSAEDLPYMKCPLHTVLKLTPVAYGCKVEMFYLNVEAVNTHRDRPLGELPKDSALLLRRNSYTPLASHDQVKRPRLYSAGNQPWLPLAPTPSALMPEGRPGQGSLCEGIDLDDAEETSGCVRF, from the exons ATGGCGAACCGGCGAgcgccccccgcccccggcaAGAAAGCGGACGACAGGCTGAATGAGAAGAAATGCT CGTGGGCGTCGTACATGACGAATTCGCCCACCGTGATCGTGATGATCGGTCTGCCCGCCCGAGGGAAGACGTACGTGTCCAAGAAGCTCACGCGCTACCTCAACTGGATTGGCGTGCCCACCAAAG TGTTCAACCTGGGCGTTTACCGCCGAGAGGCCGTCCGAGCCTACAAGTCCTACGACTTCTTCCGCCACGACAACGAGGAGGCCATGAAGATCAGGAA GCAGTGTGCGCTGGTAGCCCTGCAGGATGTGAAGGTGTACCTGACAGACGAGGGCGGTCAGATCGCT gttTTTGACGCAACCAACACGACGAGAGAGCGCCGAGACCTCATTCAAGCGTTTGCGAAGGAGAACGCGTTCAAG TTGTTCTTTGTGGAGTCCGTGTGTGACGACCCAGAAGTCATTGCTGCAAATATCATG GAAGTGAAGGTGTCCAGTCCGGACTACCCCGAACGGCACCGAGAGCGGGTCATGGATGACTTCCTGAAACGGATCGAGTGCTACAAGGTGACTTACCAGCCGTTGGATCCCGATGATTATGACAA GGACCTGTCTTTCATCAAGGTGATGAACGTGGGCCGCCGCTTTCTGGTGAACCGGGTGCAGGACTACATCCAGAGCAAGATCGTCTACTACCTCATGAACATCCACGTGCACTCGCACTCCATCTACCTGTGCCGCCACGGCGAGAGCGACCACAACATCGAGGGCCGCATCGGAGGGGATTCAGAACTATCTCCCCGCGGAAAACAG tttgccCGCGCCCTCCGAAAGTTCATCGAGGAGCACAAACTGTCAGATTTGAAGGTGTGGACGAGCCAGCTGAGGCGCACCATACAGACGGCGGAGGAACTGGCCGTCCCCTACGAACAGTGGAAAATACTCAACGAGATTGACGCG gGTGTGTGCGAGGAGATGAGCTACGAGATGATCCAAAGTGCGTTCCCGGAGGAGTTTGCGTTAAGGGACCAGGACAAATATCACTACCGTTACCCCGGTGGGGAG TCGTACCAGGACCTGGTCCAGCGTCTGGAGCCGGTCATCATGGAGCTGGAGAGACAAGGCAACGTGCTGGTTGTTTGCCACCAGGCGGTCATGCGCTGTCTGCTGGCCTACTTCCTGGACAAAAGTGCAG AAGATCTGCCCTACATGAAATGTCCGCTCCACACCGTCCTCAAACTCACGCCGGTGGCGTATG GCTGTAAAGTGGAAATGTTTTATCTCAACGTGGAGGCAGTCAACACGCATCGCGACCGACCTCTT GGTGAACTCCCCAAGGACTCTGCCCTCTTGCTCCGGCGGAATAGTTACACGCCCTTGGCCAGTCACGACCAGGTCAAGCGCCCCCGGCTGTACAGCGCGGGCAACCAGCCCTGGCTGCCCCTCGCCCCCACGCCGTCGGCCCTGATGCCCGAGGGACGGCCCGGCCAA ggCTCCCTCTGCGAGGGGATCGACTTGGACGACGCCGAAGAAACGAGCGGCTGCGTCCGCTTCTGA
- the pfkfb2b gene encoding 6-phosphofructo-2-kinase/fructose-2,6-bisphosphatase 2 isoform X2 has product MTNSPTVIVMIGLPARGKTYVSKKLTRYLNWIGVPTKVFNLGVYRREAVRAYKSYDFFRHDNEEAMKIRKQCALVALQDVKVYLTDEGGQIAVFDATNTTRERRDLIQAFAKENAFKLFFVESVCDDPEVIAANIMEVKVSSPDYPERHRERVMDDFLKRIECYKVTYQPLDPDDYDKDLSFIKVMNVGRRFLVNRVQDYIQSKIVYYLMNIHVHSHSIYLCRHGESDHNIEGRIGGDSELSPRGKQFARALRKFIEEHKLSDLKVWTSQLRRTIQTAEELAVPYEQWKILNEIDAGVCEEMSYEMIQSAFPEEFALRDQDKYHYRYPGGESYQDLVQRLEPVIMELERQGNVLVVCHQAVMRCLLAYFLDKSAEDLPYMKCPLHTVLKLTPVAYGCKVEMFYLNVEAVNTHRDRPLGELPKDSALLLRRNSYTPLASHDQVKRPRLYSAGNQPWLPLAPTPSALMPEGRPGQGSLCEGIDLDDAEETSGCVRF; this is encoded by the exons ATGACGAATTCGCCCACCGTGATCGTGATGATCGGTCTGCCCGCCCGAGGGAAGACGTACGTGTCCAAGAAGCTCACGCGCTACCTCAACTGGATTGGCGTGCCCACCAAAG TGTTCAACCTGGGCGTTTACCGCCGAGAGGCCGTCCGAGCCTACAAGTCCTACGACTTCTTCCGCCACGACAACGAGGAGGCCATGAAGATCAGGAA GCAGTGTGCGCTGGTAGCCCTGCAGGATGTGAAGGTGTACCTGACAGACGAGGGCGGTCAGATCGCT gttTTTGACGCAACCAACACGACGAGAGAGCGCCGAGACCTCATTCAAGCGTTTGCGAAGGAGAACGCGTTCAAG TTGTTCTTTGTGGAGTCCGTGTGTGACGACCCAGAAGTCATTGCTGCAAATATCATG GAAGTGAAGGTGTCCAGTCCGGACTACCCCGAACGGCACCGAGAGCGGGTCATGGATGACTTCCTGAAACGGATCGAGTGCTACAAGGTGACTTACCAGCCGTTGGATCCCGATGATTATGACAA GGACCTGTCTTTCATCAAGGTGATGAACGTGGGCCGCCGCTTTCTGGTGAACCGGGTGCAGGACTACATCCAGAGCAAGATCGTCTACTACCTCATGAACATCCACGTGCACTCGCACTCCATCTACCTGTGCCGCCACGGCGAGAGCGACCACAACATCGAGGGCCGCATCGGAGGGGATTCAGAACTATCTCCCCGCGGAAAACAG tttgccCGCGCCCTCCGAAAGTTCATCGAGGAGCACAAACTGTCAGATTTGAAGGTGTGGACGAGCCAGCTGAGGCGCACCATACAGACGGCGGAGGAACTGGCCGTCCCCTACGAACAGTGGAAAATACTCAACGAGATTGACGCG gGTGTGTGCGAGGAGATGAGCTACGAGATGATCCAAAGTGCGTTCCCGGAGGAGTTTGCGTTAAGGGACCAGGACAAATATCACTACCGTTACCCCGGTGGGGAG TCGTACCAGGACCTGGTCCAGCGTCTGGAGCCGGTCATCATGGAGCTGGAGAGACAAGGCAACGTGCTGGTTGTTTGCCACCAGGCGGTCATGCGCTGTCTGCTGGCCTACTTCCTGGACAAAAGTGCAG AAGATCTGCCCTACATGAAATGTCCGCTCCACACCGTCCTCAAACTCACGCCGGTGGCGTATG GCTGTAAAGTGGAAATGTTTTATCTCAACGTGGAGGCAGTCAACACGCATCGCGACCGACCTCTT GGTGAACTCCCCAAGGACTCTGCCCTCTTGCTCCGGCGGAATAGTTACACGCCCTTGGCCAGTCACGACCAGGTCAAGCGCCCCCGGCTGTACAGCGCGGGCAACCAGCCCTGGCTGCCCCTCGCCCCCACGCCGTCGGCCCTGATGCCCGAGGGACGGCCCGGCCAA ggCTCCCTCTGCGAGGGGATCGACTTGGACGACGCCGAAGAAACGAGCGGCTGCGTCCGCTTCTGA
- the LOC133507148 gene encoding LOW QUALITY PROTEIN: protein PHTF2-like (The sequence of the model RefSeq protein was modified relative to this genomic sequence to represent the inferred CDS: inserted 1 base in 1 codon), with protein MARISWYQEKIGAYDQQIWEKSLEQTDLNGLDSKPRKTGHIKSDLIDVDLVRGSTFSKAKPQSPWTALTRKGLVRVLLFPFFFPWWIQVTSKSISSCILLLYFMQVAAVVLYVEVPXASASETFGPLCLMLLLGTVHCQIVSTECSRWPAGGPAAGSTGSGPARRRRPRKGRAHKKLDEKKESEEKEPQLSSPFEEVQRARRMSKRKSGFGASDELSSEEEQGVQPVDVMPAVPWPPSAPPSSVRSRKSTTKAAVRPQEGAAAFKAKPLQLERLRPSAGSRPASDTDDTMWEELLQGPDSASTGSSDSEDDVGFTGGDLALQQTTTLSSDDESLRQGIAGHQLSWLQACHPSRDRVSAIIWEQGECKKADMSVLEISGIILTRVKLAEQGVGYLVFGGLVTATLALLPFAFRLAQRLDVSSLGSPSAAELLEIAFSPAGARAYAFFFITTVLRVCLTGLFFFMMCVAERTYKQRLLFAKHFSHLTSARKAKKSEIPHFRLKKVQNIKMWLSLRSFLRRRGPQRSVDVIVSTIFLLALSISFIICAQLLQSHKTFLDSLTNWELMLWASSLMLFLLRLATLGSETNCKYSNSSVLLTEQINLYLKIEKKPNKKEELNIVNNVLKLATKLMKELDTPFRLLGLTVNPLIYNITRVVILSAVSAVVSDLLGFNIRLWKIKP; from the exons atggCCAGAATATCCTGGTATCAAGAGAAG ATCGGAGCCTACGATCAACAAATCTGGGAGAAGTCTCTGGAGCAAACGGATTTAAAT GGTTTGGACAGCAAGCCCAGGAAGACGGGCCACATCAAGTCCGATCTCATCGACGTCGACTTAGTCCGAG GCTCCACGTTCAGCAAAGCCAAACCGCAGAGTCCCTGGACGGCGTTGACTCGCAAGGGTTTGGTCCGTGTGCTgcttttccccttcttcttcccgTGGTGGATCCAGGTCACCTCCAAGTCCATCTCCTCCTGCATTCTGCTGCTCTACTTTATGCAAG TGGCCGCCGTGGTGCTCTATGTGGAGGTCC GGGCCAGCGCCAGCGAGACCTTCGGGCCCTTGTGCCTAATGCTGCTGCTGGGGACCGTGCACTGCCAGATCGTGTCCACCGAGTGCAGCCGATGGCCCGCGGGCGGTCCGGCCGCCGGCAGCACCGGCAGCGGTCCGGCCCGCAGGAGGAG GCCCAGGAAGGGCAGGGCCCACAAGAAACTGGACGAGAAGAAGGAGAGCGAGGAGAAGGAGCCGCAGCTCTCGTCGCCGTTCGAGGAAGTCCAGCGAGCGAGGAGAATG AGCAAACGAAAGTCTGGCTTCGGCGCCTCGGATGAGCTCTCGAGCGAGGAAGAGCAAGGCGTGCAACCGGTGGACGTGATGCCCGCCGTCCCTTGGCCGCCATCCGCGCCGCCGTCTTCTGTGCGCTCCAGGAAGtccaccaccaaagctgcagtcCGGCCTCAG GAAGGAGCCGCGGCCTTCAAGGCGAAGCCGCTGCAATTGGAGCGCCTGCGACCCAGCGCGGGCTCCCGGCCGGCCTCCGACACCGACGACACCATGTGGGAGGAGCTCCTGCAGGGCCCCGACTCCGCCTCCACGGGGAGCAGCGACAGCGAGGACGACGTCGGCTTCACGGGGGGCGACCTGGCGCTGCAGCAGACCACCACGCTGAGCAGCGACGACGAGAGCCTGCGGCAGGGCATCGCAGGG CACCAGCTGTCCTGGCTCCAGGCGTGCCACCCTTCCCGGGACCGGGTCAGCGCCATCATCTGGGAGCAGGGCGAGTGTAAGAAAGCGGACATGTCGGTGCTGGAGATCAGCGGGATCATCCTCACTCGG GTGAAGCTCGCGGAGCAAGGCGTGGGCTACCTGGTGTTCGGCGGGCTGGTGACGGCCACGCTGGCGCTCCTGCCCTTCGCCTTCCGCCTGGCGCAGCGTCTGGACGTGTCCAGCCTCGGCTCGCCGTCGGCCGCCGAGCTCCTGGAGATCGCCTTCAGCCCGGCCGGCGCCCGCGCCTACGCCTTCTTCTTCATCACCACCGTGCTCCGGGTGTGCCTCACGGGGCTCTTCTTCTTCATGATGTGCGTGGCCGAGAGGACGTACAAGCAG AGACTTTTATTCGCCAAGCACTTCAGCCACCTGACGTCTGCCCGCAAGGCCAAGAAGTCTGAGATCCCTCACTTCCGGCTGAAGAAGGTGCAGAACATCAAGATGTGGCTCTCCCTGCGCTCCTTCCTACGG AGGCGAGGCCCGCAGCGCTCCGTCGACGTCATCGTGTCCACCATCTTCCTCCTCGCCCTCTCCATCTCGTTCATCATCTGCGCGCAG CTCCTGCAGAGCCACAAGACCTTCCTGGACTCGCTGACCAACTGGGAGCTGATGCTGTGGGCGTCGTCGCTCATGCTCTTCCTGCTTCGGCTCGCCACGCTGGGCTCCGAGACCAACTGCAAGTACAGCAACTCCTCTGTGCTGCTCACCGAGCAG ATCAATTTGTATCTGAAGATCGAGAAGAAACCCAACAAGAAAGAAGAGCTCAACATCGTGAACAACGTCTTGAAACTGGCGACGAAACTGATGAAG GAGCTGGACACGCCGTTCCGCCTTCTGGGCCTGACGGTCAACCCGCTCATCTACAACATCACCAGGGTGGTCATCCTGTCGGCCGTGTCCGCCGTGGTCAGCGACCTGCTGGGCTTCAACATCAGA CTGTGGAAAATCAAACCTTAA
- the pfkfb2b gene encoding 6-phosphofructo-2-kinase/fructose-2,6-bisphosphatase 2 isoform X3, translated as MANRRAPPAPGKKADDRLNEKKCSWASYMTNSPTVIVMIGLPARGKTYVSKKLTRYLNWIGVPTKVFNLGVYRREAVRAYKSYDFFRHDNEEAMKIRKQCALVALQDVKVYLTDEGGQIAVFDATNTTRERRDLIQAFAKENAFKLFFVESVCDDPEVIAANIMEVKVSSPDYPERHRERVMDDFLKRIECYKVTYQPLDPDDYDKDLSFIKVMNVGRRFLVNRVQDYIQSKIVYYLMNIHVHSHSIYLCRHGESDHNIEGRIGGDSELSPRGKQFARALRKFIEEHKLSDLKVWTSQLRRTIQTAEELAVPYEQWKILNEIDAGVCEEMSYEMIQSAFPEEFALRDQDKYHYRYPGGESYQDLVQRLEPVIMELERQGNVLVVCHQAVMRCLLAYFLDKSAEDLPYMKCPLHTVLKLTPVAYGCKVEMFYLNVEAVNTHRDRPLGSLCEGIDLDDAEETSGCVRF; from the exons ATGGCGAACCGGCGAgcgccccccgcccccggcaAGAAAGCGGACGACAGGCTGAATGAGAAGAAATGCT CGTGGGCGTCGTACATGACGAATTCGCCCACCGTGATCGTGATGATCGGTCTGCCCGCCCGAGGGAAGACGTACGTGTCCAAGAAGCTCACGCGCTACCTCAACTGGATTGGCGTGCCCACCAAAG TGTTCAACCTGGGCGTTTACCGCCGAGAGGCCGTCCGAGCCTACAAGTCCTACGACTTCTTCCGCCACGACAACGAGGAGGCCATGAAGATCAGGAA GCAGTGTGCGCTGGTAGCCCTGCAGGATGTGAAGGTGTACCTGACAGACGAGGGCGGTCAGATCGCT gttTTTGACGCAACCAACACGACGAGAGAGCGCCGAGACCTCATTCAAGCGTTTGCGAAGGAGAACGCGTTCAAG TTGTTCTTTGTGGAGTCCGTGTGTGACGACCCAGAAGTCATTGCTGCAAATATCATG GAAGTGAAGGTGTCCAGTCCGGACTACCCCGAACGGCACCGAGAGCGGGTCATGGATGACTTCCTGAAACGGATCGAGTGCTACAAGGTGACTTACCAGCCGTTGGATCCCGATGATTATGACAA GGACCTGTCTTTCATCAAGGTGATGAACGTGGGCCGCCGCTTTCTGGTGAACCGGGTGCAGGACTACATCCAGAGCAAGATCGTCTACTACCTCATGAACATCCACGTGCACTCGCACTCCATCTACCTGTGCCGCCACGGCGAGAGCGACCACAACATCGAGGGCCGCATCGGAGGGGATTCAGAACTATCTCCCCGCGGAAAACAG tttgccCGCGCCCTCCGAAAGTTCATCGAGGAGCACAAACTGTCAGATTTGAAGGTGTGGACGAGCCAGCTGAGGCGCACCATACAGACGGCGGAGGAACTGGCCGTCCCCTACGAACAGTGGAAAATACTCAACGAGATTGACGCG gGTGTGTGCGAGGAGATGAGCTACGAGATGATCCAAAGTGCGTTCCCGGAGGAGTTTGCGTTAAGGGACCAGGACAAATATCACTACCGTTACCCCGGTGGGGAG TCGTACCAGGACCTGGTCCAGCGTCTGGAGCCGGTCATCATGGAGCTGGAGAGACAAGGCAACGTGCTGGTTGTTTGCCACCAGGCGGTCATGCGCTGTCTGCTGGCCTACTTCCTGGACAAAAGTGCAG AAGATCTGCCCTACATGAAATGTCCGCTCCACACCGTCCTCAAACTCACGCCGGTGGCGTATG GCTGTAAAGTGGAAATGTTTTATCTCAACGTGGAGGCAGTCAACACGCATCGCGACCGACCTCTT ggCTCCCTCTGCGAGGGGATCGACTTGGACGACGCCGAAGAAACGAGCGGCTGCGTCCGCTTCTGA
- the yod1 gene encoding ubiquitin thioesterase OTU1 isoform X2, which yields MLRLRCKTKNGSHVMHGLTHQSCVKELKSKVEELTGIPCEVQKIMVGYPPSNLDLRNGDAHLKDYPIKSGDTLIVEEEKMKPKLGDHPGVTKTPRLSAPPALARRTVPADNSCLFTSVNYVVEGGVYDPACAPELRGLIAQIVSSDPAAYSEAVLGKSNEDYCAWIRRDDTWGGAIEVSILSKFYQCEICVVDTQTVRVDRFGEDAGYRKRVLLIYDGIHYDPLQREAPGSGGAPPPPQTVFSTGDDVILAQALELADEARRKRQFTDVDRFALRCMVCQTGLVGQKEAREHARETGHANFGEV from the exons ATGTTGCGTCTTCGCTGTAAGACCAAAAACGGGAGTCACGTCATGCACGGCTTGACTCACCAGTCGTGCGTGAAAGAATTAAAAAGCAAAGTGGAGGAGCTGACGGGGATCCCGTGTGAGGTGCAGAAAATCATGGTGGGCTACCCACCTTCCAACCTGGACCTGCGCAACGGGGACGCTCATCTCAAGGACTACCCCATCAAGTCTG GTGACACCCTCATtgtggaggaggagaaaatgaaGCCCAAGCTGGGCGACCATCCCGGCGTGACCAAAACGCCTCGCCTGAGCGCCCCGCCGGCGCTGGCCCGCCGCACGGTGCCGGCCGACAACTCGTGCTTGTTCACCAGCGTCAACTACGTGGTGGAGGGCGGCGTGTACGACCCGGCGTGCGCCCCCGAGCTGCGCGGCCTGATCGCCCAGATCGTGTCCAGCGACCCCGCGGCGTACTCGGAGGCGGTTCTGGGCAAGAGCAATGAGGACTACTGCGCCTGGATCCGGCGCGACGACACGTGGGGGGGCGCCATCGAGGTGTCCATCTTGTCCAAGTTCTACCAGTGCGAGATTTGCGTGGTGGACACGCAGACGGTGCGGGTGGATCGCTTCGGCGAGGACGCCGGCTACCGCAAGCGGGTGCTGCTCATCTACGACGGCATCCACTACGACCCGCTGCAGAGGGAAGCGCCGGGCTCGGGGGGCGCCCCGCCGCCCCCCCAGACCGTCTTCTCCACCGGGGACGACGTGATCCTGGCGCAGGCCCTGGAGCTGGCCGACGAGGCCCGCCGCAAGCGGCAGTTCACGGACGTCGACCGCTTCGCGCTGCGCTGCATGGTCTGCCAGACGGGCCTGGTGGGACAGAAGGAGGCGCGAGAGCACGCCAGGGAGACGGGTCACGCCAACTTTGGCGAAGTCTGA
- the yod1 gene encoding ubiquitin thioesterase OTU1 isoform X1, with protein sequence MCVYCSRRWNRATAGRMLRLRCKTKNGSHVMHGLTHQSCVKELKSKVEELTGIPCEVQKIMVGYPPSNLDLRNGDAHLKDYPIKSGDTLIVEEEKMKPKLGDHPGVTKTPRLSAPPALARRTVPADNSCLFTSVNYVVEGGVYDPACAPELRGLIAQIVSSDPAAYSEAVLGKSNEDYCAWIRRDDTWGGAIEVSILSKFYQCEICVVDTQTVRVDRFGEDAGYRKRVLLIYDGIHYDPLQREAPGSGGAPPPPQTVFSTGDDVILAQALELADEARRKRQFTDVDRFALRCMVCQTGLVGQKEAREHARETGHANFGEV encoded by the exons atgtgtgtgtattgtTCGAGGCGCTGGAATCGGGCGACTGCAG GCAGGATGTTGCGTCTTCGCTGTAAGACCAAAAACGGGAGTCACGTCATGCACGGCTTGACTCACCAGTCGTGCGTGAAAGAATTAAAAAGCAAAGTGGAGGAGCTGACGGGGATCCCGTGTGAGGTGCAGAAAATCATGGTGGGCTACCCACCTTCCAACCTGGACCTGCGCAACGGGGACGCTCATCTCAAGGACTACCCCATCAAGTCTG GTGACACCCTCATtgtggaggaggagaaaatgaaGCCCAAGCTGGGCGACCATCCCGGCGTGACCAAAACGCCTCGCCTGAGCGCCCCGCCGGCGCTGGCCCGCCGCACGGTGCCGGCCGACAACTCGTGCTTGTTCACCAGCGTCAACTACGTGGTGGAGGGCGGCGTGTACGACCCGGCGTGCGCCCCCGAGCTGCGCGGCCTGATCGCCCAGATCGTGTCCAGCGACCCCGCGGCGTACTCGGAGGCGGTTCTGGGCAAGAGCAATGAGGACTACTGCGCCTGGATCCGGCGCGACGACACGTGGGGGGGCGCCATCGAGGTGTCCATCTTGTCCAAGTTCTACCAGTGCGAGATTTGCGTGGTGGACACGCAGACGGTGCGGGTGGATCGCTTCGGCGAGGACGCCGGCTACCGCAAGCGGGTGCTGCTCATCTACGACGGCATCCACTACGACCCGCTGCAGAGGGAAGCGCCGGGCTCGGGGGGCGCCCCGCCGCCCCCCCAGACCGTCTTCTCCACCGGGGACGACGTGATCCTGGCGCAGGCCCTGGAGCTGGCCGACGAGGCCCGCCGCAAGCGGCAGTTCACGGACGTCGACCGCTTCGCGCTGCGCTGCATGGTCTGCCAGACGGGCCTGGTGGGACAGAAGGAGGCGCGAGAGCACGCCAGGGAGACGGGTCACGCCAACTTTGGCGAAGTCTGA